The Spirosoma foliorum genome has a window encoding:
- a CDS encoding T9SS type A sorting domain-containing protein, producing MKTLINPLLIAIALMMATAYTTFAQAPASAQPSPAFQSGIYTNKAGKLQIALDKQTGHSLQIRLADGSGQMVFVKRVGKQETTVRMQLDMSDLPDGAYQLSITDGKNITQHTVTLGTQKPQDMSRLVAINE from the coding sequence ATGAAAACGCTAATCAACCCCCTGCTCATTGCTATCGCCCTGATGATGGCCACTGCCTATACTACGTTCGCTCAAGCTCCTGCCAGCGCTCAACCAAGCCCTGCTTTCCAAAGTGGCATCTATACCAACAAAGCGGGGAAATTGCAGATTGCTCTGGATAAGCAAACGGGTCATTCCCTTCAGATTCGGCTGGCCGATGGCAGTGGACAAATGGTTTTTGTTAAACGGGTGGGTAAACAAGAAACCACCGTTCGCATGCAACTCGATATGAGTGACTTACCTGACGGGGCTTATCAATTGAGCATCACAGACGGCAAGAACATCACTCAGCACACGGTAACGCTGGGCACTCAGAAACCTCAGGATATGAGCCGATTGGTAGCTATCAACGAATAG
- a CDS encoding GNAT family N-acetyltransferase, giving the protein MLNANMYLESVDTTTAPQTTLLAIARHDQLIHAERVPEDPPLNQLAQLAMLRYKKSNFEKRYFLLWHQNQVVASATMDVPLDQNRHWASVYLSVLPAYRRRHLGKRLMAQIAAYAQQKGCDQLVTNASSRLPVGETVLRHVGAHLTKQQQFIQLDLSQMEPTLLTNWIQECQNLDYHLWQHQGAYPIDRLAEIAYLRNIINTGLTDERAIHDWQATSESIQDEDDLLSKSEKQRLTTFLEHKSSRQLVGLTELYWDTQRASLLVQQATSVRTEHRGHSLGRWMKAANLQAILTLNSEAQYVRAGNTPDNIGMLRINQVLGFTSWMTHTDWQIDTSHLQTYLRLNDN; this is encoded by the coding sequence ATGCTAAACGCAAATATGTACCTTGAGTCCGTAGATACGACCACAGCACCCCAGACCACCCTACTCGCTATAGCTCGACATGATCAACTCATACATGCCGAGCGAGTTCCAGAAGATCCTCCTCTTAATCAGCTGGCACAGCTAGCTATGTTGCGCTATAAGAAAAGCAACTTCGAGAAACGTTATTTCTTGCTGTGGCATCAAAATCAAGTGGTGGCAAGCGCCACAATGGATGTGCCACTGGACCAGAATAGGCATTGGGCTTCGGTTTATCTAAGTGTGCTTCCTGCTTACCGTCGTCGTCATTTAGGCAAGCGGTTGATGGCTCAAATCGCAGCCTACGCGCAACAGAAGGGGTGTGATCAGCTGGTTACCAATGCTAGCAGCCGGTTACCAGTTGGAGAAACCGTGCTACGCCACGTAGGCGCGCACCTCACAAAGCAACAGCAGTTCATTCAACTCGATTTGAGTCAAATGGAGCCCACTTTACTGACCAACTGGATCCAGGAATGCCAGAACTTGGATTACCACCTGTGGCAGCATCAAGGGGCTTATCCTATCGACCGTTTAGCGGAGATCGCCTATCTGCGCAACATCATTAATACTGGCCTCACAGATGAGCGTGCTATCCACGACTGGCAGGCGACATCAGAATCAATTCAGGACGAAGATGATCTATTGAGCAAGAGCGAAAAACAGCGCTTAACGACTTTCCTTGAGCATAAATCAAGCCGACAACTCGTGGGATTAACTGAGTTGTATTGGGATACCCAACGAGCGAGTTTATTAGTTCAGCAGGCTACGTCCGTGCGCACTGAGCATCGTGGTCACTCATTAGGTCGCTGGATGAAGGCCGCTAATCTACAGGCGATCTTGACTCTAAATAGTGAGGCACAGTACGTACGAGCGGGGAATACGCCAGACAATATAGGTATGCTACGCATCAACCAGGTCTTGGGCTTCACCTCTTGGATGACCCATACCGACTGGCAGATTGATACGAGCCACCTACAGACTTATTTAAGGCTAAATGATAACTAA
- a CDS encoding winged helix-turn-helix transcriptional regulator, whose protein sequence is MESTNLLPEECGRTLRPIRDALDVLNGKWKLPIIVALTFGEKRFGEIAKEVHGITDRMLSKELRDLELNGLVKRTLYDTYPAKVTYTLTAHSQTLHEVIESLRKWGELHRKKMISGDK, encoded by the coding sequence ATGGAGTCAACCAACTTACTACCTGAGGAATGTGGCCGTACGTTGCGCCCAATCCGAGATGCCCTAGATGTATTAAATGGGAAGTGGAAGTTGCCTATAATCGTGGCCCTTACTTTCGGAGAGAAGCGGTTTGGGGAAATCGCCAAAGAAGTTCACGGGATCACGGATCGAATGCTCTCCAAAGAATTACGGGATCTGGAGTTGAACGGGTTGGTCAAGCGAACTCTGTATGACACCTATCCAGCTAAGGTGACTTACACCTTAACTGCTCATAGCCAAACGCTACATGAAGTAATTGAATCCTTACGCAAATGGGGAGAGTTACACCGGAAAAAGATGATCTCAGGCGATAAATGA
- a CDS encoding pirin family protein: MSIQRNLAKTYTPQIQQGFLGAGHLASPLIQVDFSESDPFIVLMDDRLEKRDEQPAGGPHPHAGFETVSLLLEGEMGDEAYRMSGGDLQLMTAGSGVIHTETIEREATMRLLQLWLTLPKKDRWATPRVQDMPLNHVPKVTDGSIDIKVYSGSLAGVTSPVQNYTPLILADIRLAPHTSTVQYIPAHYTAFLYALDGSVEVGDAKKPLTHDQVGWLDRFADDDVLSELRLTAGETGSRIILYAGERQGDEIVSHGPFIGDTQEDIRRLYQDFRQGKLNHIATIPKGQRILY; this comes from the coding sequence ATGAGCATTCAACGAAATCTTGCAAAAACATATACACCCCAGATCCAGCAGGGATTTTTGGGAGCGGGTCACCTGGCCAGCCCCCTTATTCAGGTTGACTTTTCGGAGAGCGATCCGTTTATCGTCTTGATGGATGATCGGCTCGAAAAACGGGATGAACAGCCAGCCGGTGGCCCACACCCCCACGCCGGTTTTGAAACAGTTTCCTTATTGCTGGAAGGCGAAATGGGCGACGAGGCTTACCGCATGAGTGGGGGCGATTTACAACTAATGACGGCCGGGAGTGGCGTGATTCATACCGAAACTATCGAGCGGGAAGCGACTATGCGACTCTTACAATTATGGTTGACGCTGCCTAAGAAAGACCGCTGGGCAACACCACGGGTGCAGGATATGCCCTTAAACCATGTGCCCAAAGTCACCGATGGGTCTATAGACATCAAAGTCTACAGCGGCTCTTTGGCGGGTGTAACGTCGCCTGTTCAGAATTATACGCCCCTGATTCTGGCTGATATCCGGTTGGCACCTCATACATCTACCGTACAATACATCCCTGCACATTACACCGCCTTTTTGTATGCGCTTGACGGGAGTGTGGAAGTTGGCGACGCAAAGAAACCGTTAACGCATGATCAGGTGGGCTGGCTTGACCGATTCGCGGATGATGACGTCCTGAGCGAACTTAGATTAACCGCTGGTGAAACGGGCAGTCGCATCATTCTTTATGCTGGCGAACGGCAGGGGGATGAAATTGTATCCCATGGGCCCTTCATTGGCGATACGCAGGAGGACATTCGTCGACTTTATCAGGACTTTAGACAGGGTAAGCTGAACCATATTGCAACCATTCCGAAAGGGCAACGGATTCTATACTAA
- a CDS encoding helix-turn-helix domain-containing protein: protein MTKHRLTLTATERTELLAKVQKGKTAAKLIQKAQVLLASDEAVERQSQTTIAATYHLSTRSVERIRKEFCEQGMAVFDPKPRQPRSDKKLTGEVEAHLIAIACSEPPVGESRWKLQAIADRLVELQVVETLSHTSVATVLKKTNLSPGGSRDG from the coding sequence ATGACTAAGCATCGACTGACTCTAACGGCCACCGAACGTACAGAATTACTGGCTAAAGTCCAAAAAGGCAAAACAGCCGCTAAACTCATCCAAAAAGCACAGGTGCTTTTGGCCAGTGACGAGGCTGTCGAACGCCAGAGCCAAACTACGATTGCCGCCACCTATCATCTCTCCACACGCAGTGTTGAGCGGATTCGCAAAGAATTTTGTGAGCAGGGCATGGCGGTCTTTGATCCAAAGCCCCGCCAGCCCCGTTCCGACAAAAAGCTGACGGGGGAAGTGGAAGCTCACTTGATTGCCATTGCCTGTAGCGAACCACCAGTCGGTGAAAGCCGCTGGAAATTACAGGCTATTGCGGATCGACTGGTCGAACTCCAAGTAGTTGAAACGCTTTCTCACACGAGTGTGGCAACGGTGTTAAAAAAAACCAACTTAAGCCCTGGCGGGTCAAGGGATGGGTGA